The region ATTGTTGCAAGTATGGCCTCCCTACAACTCGATGACCCAATAAGTAAATATCTGGGCAGGAAAGGCATTGGTCCGGTATGGTGTGAAACACCTTTGCCATTAGTTGCCAGGAATATGGAACTTGCACACATAAAAGCAGTTCCGATTCTGAATTCTGAACTTGATCTGGTAGGTATAATATCCGACCGTGACATTATCAGTGCAAGTGTCATAGAAGATTCCCTTGAAATGTCTGATATGTCTGCTGGTTCTGGCGATGACGAATGGACCTGGGAATCCATGCGAGATACTCTCAGCATATATTATAGTGTGTCCAGAATAAAAGTTCCGGATGTGCCTGTAAAAGAAGTGATGGTCACCGATCTGATCAAGGCGTCCAGTAATATGAGTGTTAGTGAATGTGCTCTTAAAATGAAAAGAAACAGGGTCGATCAGGTTCCTGTGGTGGATGCAAACGGTACATTCATTGGTCTGTTGAGAGACCGTTATCTCATGAAAGCACTGATAGATAGCTGATCTTATAATTGAAACTGAAGGGATTTCATGCCCACTCCCTTTACATTTATAAATGCTGCAATGTCCATTGACGGGAAA is a window of Methanohalophilus mahii DSM 5219 DNA encoding:
- a CDS encoding CBS domain-containing protein, which produces MPEKTLIKDIMVTDVAAATLPGSRDEVLNILKDKKVSGVPVLKDNRVVGIVSRSNLLSNPEEEQIALLMTRDPLKIKPEDNIKKAAQYLMEYGFRRLPVVDDDDKLEGMITVADIVASMASLQLDDPISKYLGRKGIGPVWCETPLPLVARNMELAHIKAVPILNSELDLVGIISDRDIISASVIEDSLEMSDMSAGSGDDEWTWESMRDTLSIYYSVSRIKVPDVPVKEVMVTDLIKASSNMSVSECALKMKRNRVDQVPVVDANGTFIGLLRDRYLMKALIDS